Proteins encoded by one window of Lycium barbarum isolate Lr01 chromosome 11, ASM1917538v2, whole genome shotgun sequence:
- the LOC132619723 gene encoding uncharacterized protein LOC132619723 → MGTNGNGNNFSVVNADNTTGTNIIIQFNPASQLPIKLDGSDNFATWKAQFSMLMYGYNLFGHIDGTTPAPSHTITIGTNVSPNPTFLPWFRHDQLMQNALMASVDPTIASTVAAADSSKTVWDALHTTYANRSQTRVFSLRDQLARVTKDTRSITKYLHTIRSLSDELPTAGAPVSNPELIVKILSGLEPEFREISAAIRARDTTITYEELFEKLLDHELFLRQEDAKKLSSPITAAVATPTKPNTNNHNTRRQNNNSQ, encoded by the coding sequence ATGGGTACCAACGGTAACGGAAACAATTTCAGTGTTGTCAATGCTGACAACACAACCGGTACCAACATCATTATTCAGTTCAATCCTGCTTCCCAATTACCCATCAAACTTGATGGTAGTGACAACTTCGCCACCTGGAAAGCTCAATTTTCCATGCTTATGTATGGCTACAACCTCTTCGGCCATATCGACGGGACTACTCCAGCTCCATCTCACACTATCACCATTGGCACGAATGTATCTCCCAATCCTACTTTTTTACCTTGGTTCCGCCATGACCAACTCATGCAGAACGCCCTTATGGCTTCTGTGGACCCCACCATTGCCTCCACCGTTGCTGCAGCCGACTCGTCAAAAACAGTTTGGGATGCTTTGCATACCACTTATGCTAACAGGTCCCAAACCCGAGTCTTCAGCCTGCGTGATCAACTTGCCCGCGTCACTAAGGATACTCGCTCCATCACCAAATATCTTCACACCATTCGGTCTCTTTCAGATGAGTTACCCACTGCCGGTGCCCCTGTGTCCAACCCTGAACTCATCGTCAAAATACTCAGTGGTCTAGAACCTGAGTTCCGTGAGATCTCTGCTGCCATCCGTGCACGTGACACGACTATCACCTATGAAGAATTGTTTGAAAAACTACTTGATCATGAACTTTTTCTCCGTCAAGAGGATGCTAAGAAGCTATCCAGCCCCATAACCGCTGCAGTTGCCACTCCCACCAAACCTAACACCAATAATCACAACACCCGTAGGCAGAACAACAACTCTCAGTAA